In Mycobacterium sp. JS623, one genomic interval encodes:
- a CDS encoding tautomerase family protein: MPQFFIEAPEGIDPDAKQTMMQQITSAIDAAYHIPDVRVWLREYDTGNVAQDGRIGAEPLRPVCFLEAPVLESIDARREMSNKIQAAIRDAYGELANTEETLILMNLYPLENAGFAGRMQSDNPDIVAAVAQLNS, from the coding sequence ATGCCACAGTTCTTCATCGAGGCGCCCGAGGGCATCGATCCCGATGCGAAGCAGACGATGATGCAGCAGATCACCTCGGCGATCGATGCCGCATACCACATTCCCGACGTGCGGGTCTGGTTGCGCGAGTACGACACCGGAAACGTCGCACAAGATGGTCGCATCGGGGCTGAACCCCTGCGGCCAGTGTGCTTTCTCGAAGCCCCCGTTTTGGAAAGCATCGACGCGCGGCGGGAAATGTCCAACAAGATCCAGGCCGCAATCCGCGACGCGTACGGAGAACTGGCGAACACCGAAGAGACGCTGATCCTGATGAACCTCTATCCGCTGGAGAACGCCGGCTTCGCCGGGCGCATGCAGTCCGACAATCCCGACATCGTCGCTGCCGTCGCACAACTCAACAGCTGA
- a CDS encoding winged helix-turn-helix transcriptional regulator, whose amino-acid sequence MVGRRKYEDGCAIAQALDVIGERWALLVVRELVLGPKRFTDLLSGLQGVSSDVLTQRLRDLGEAGVVRRRRLGPPVSAWVYELTKWGTELEPIILELAHWLHRSPLMRYDLPLGPDSLMLSLKTRFDARAADGLTATIGLSFGDSHFDVRIADGHLEITRGDADNPDLVLDTDEASLLALLNPDGAIDDALASGRVRLTGDTALADRLKRVFPVPD is encoded by the coding sequence ATGGTCGGTCGACGAAAGTACGAGGACGGTTGCGCGATCGCGCAAGCGCTCGATGTGATCGGGGAACGATGGGCACTGCTAGTCGTCCGGGAGTTGGTGCTCGGCCCCAAGCGCTTCACCGACCTGTTGTCGGGGCTGCAGGGCGTCAGTTCCGACGTGCTCACCCAGCGGCTGCGCGATCTCGGCGAGGCAGGCGTCGTGCGTCGGCGTCGGCTCGGCCCGCCGGTCAGCGCCTGGGTATACGAGCTGACGAAGTGGGGCACCGAACTCGAGCCGATCATCCTCGAACTGGCGCACTGGCTTCACAGGTCGCCGTTGATGCGCTACGACCTGCCGCTAGGGCCGGACTCGCTGATGTTGTCACTGAAGACGCGATTCGACGCGCGCGCGGCAGATGGCCTGACCGCGACCATCGGATTGTCGTTCGGGGACTCGCATTTCGATGTCCGCATCGCCGACGGCCATTTGGAGATCACGCGAGGGGATGCAGACAACCCCGATCTCGTTCTCGACACCGACGAGGCCTCGCTGCTTGCGCTGCTGAATCCCGACGGCGCGATCGATGACGCGCTTGCGAGTGGACGGGTACGCCTCACCGGCGACACGGCACTCGCTGACCGGTTGAAGCGGGTGTTCCCGGTTCCCGACTAA
- the nthB gene encoding nitrile hydratase subunit beta, which produces MDGVHDLGGLDGFGPVEHTASESLFDEEWERRAFRLMIGWLASQNPSGGTFRHSIERMVPEHYLSSPYYEHWLTGAATMAVEAGFTTQDDLDRRAGGRFPLSAPDRGVLPDDLTPHETPRYAVGDEVRVREWHPPGHTRAPRYVQGRRGTVVRVDGAFDIDDIAAHGGGSVADPLYAVRFTSRELWGEAGADGEVVCVNLFERYLEDPQ; this is translated from the coding sequence GTGGACGGCGTGCACGACCTCGGCGGCCTCGACGGGTTCGGCCCCGTCGAGCACACGGCGTCCGAGTCGCTGTTCGACGAAGAATGGGAGCGGCGCGCGTTTCGGCTGATGATCGGGTGGCTCGCGAGTCAGAACCCGTCAGGGGGAACATTCCGGCATTCGATCGAGCGGATGGTTCCCGAACACTACTTGTCGTCGCCGTACTACGAGCACTGGCTGACCGGCGCCGCGACCATGGCCGTAGAGGCGGGCTTCACAACGCAAGACGACCTCGACCGCCGCGCCGGCGGGCGCTTCCCCCTGTCCGCACCTGATCGCGGTGTGCTGCCCGATGACCTCACGCCCCACGAGACCCCGCGTTACGCCGTCGGCGACGAAGTCCGGGTTCGGGAATGGCATCCGCCGGGACACACCCGGGCGCCTCGCTACGTGCAGGGCAGGCGTGGCACCGTGGTCCGCGTCGACGGCGCGTTCGACATCGACGACATCGCGGCCCACGGTGGCGGATCCGTCGCCGACCCGCTCTACGCCGTCCGCTTCACGTCCCGCGAGCTGTGGGGCGAGGCCGGCGCCGACGGCGAAGTCGTGTGCGTCAACCTGTTCGAGCGCTACCTCGAGGATCCGCAATGA
- the nthA gene encoding nitrile hydratase subunit alpha, translating to MTTDPHHPTELAPIEARVAAIEPVLVEKGVLDIDTLDQIVAHFEDNLGPMNGAKVVARAWSDPDYKQRLRADGTAAIKELGFEGPEGEYIVVVENTPQVHNLVVCTLCSCYPWPILGLPPKWYKAPAYRSRAVREPRQLLAELGTDIPADVEIQVWDSSAEARYLVLPMRPDGTEGMSEKQLAGVVTRDSMIGVQRL from the coding sequence ATGACGACCGACCCCCATCACCCCACAGAACTGGCGCCGATCGAGGCGCGCGTCGCCGCGATCGAGCCGGTATTGGTGGAAAAGGGTGTGCTCGACATCGACACGCTCGACCAGATCGTTGCGCACTTCGAGGACAACCTCGGTCCGATGAACGGCGCCAAAGTCGTCGCCCGCGCGTGGTCCGACCCGGACTACAAGCAGCGCCTCCGCGCGGACGGCACAGCTGCGATCAAAGAACTCGGCTTCGAGGGCCCCGAAGGCGAGTACATCGTCGTGGTCGAAAACACCCCGCAGGTCCACAATCTCGTGGTGTGCACGCTGTGCTCCTGCTATCCGTGGCCGATTCTCGGGCTGCCGCCGAAGTGGTACAAGGCGCCTGCCTACCGCTCACGGGCCGTCCGGGAACCGCGCCAGCTGCTCGCCGAGCTGGGCACGGACATCCCGGCCGACGTCGAGATCCAGGTGTGGGACTCCAGCGCCGAGGCGCGCTATTTGGTGTTGCCGATGCGCCCGGACGGCACCGAGGGCATGTCCGAGAAGCAACTCGCCGGCGTGGTGACCCGCGACTCGATGATTGGCGTGCAACGGTTATGA
- a CDS encoding nitrile hydratase accessory protein codes for MTNGLDDASLPRDNGELVFEAPWQARALAIAVALTDKLGLPWDAFRHRLMAEIARAPQRPYYESWSAALESMVVELNLATPAALDAASPTERAPL; via the coding sequence ATGACGAATGGTCTCGACGACGCGTCGTTGCCCCGCGACAACGGCGAGCTTGTGTTCGAAGCACCGTGGCAGGCAAGGGCTTTGGCGATCGCGGTGGCGTTAACCGACAAACTTGGGCTGCCGTGGGACGCCTTTCGCCACCGGCTGATGGCCGAAATCGCAAGAGCACCGCAGCGTCCCTATTACGAAAGCTGGAGCGCTGCATTGGAATCCATGGTCGTCGAGCTGAACCTGGCTACACCGGCCGCGCTCGATGCGGCTTCACCCACCGAGCGCGCGCCGCTCTAG
- a CDS encoding DUF6841 family protein, producing MPLDADSVDRWIAEYLGTFAACARGEVDMATLLPYYGVPLIFTSADGVTTVMTDDEAAAVIQSLIDGLRANGYHRTEVLHPEVTMLNSSSAVYRAAMSRRNSQNEEIDCPTVTYIVTDDVAGPRIVLLAAG from the coding sequence ATGCCCCTGGACGCCGACTCGGTTGACCGCTGGATCGCCGAGTACCTCGGCACCTTCGCGGCATGTGCGCGAGGCGAGGTCGACATGGCCACGTTGCTGCCCTACTACGGCGTGCCATTGATTTTCACCAGTGCCGATGGCGTCACCACTGTGATGACCGATGACGAGGCCGCGGCGGTGATACAGAGCCTGATCGACGGCCTGCGTGCGAATGGTTATCACCGCACGGAAGTGCTGCACCCCGAGGTGACGATGCTCAATTCGAGCTCGGCGGTATATCGCGCAGCCATGTCACGCCGCAACAGCCAGAACGAGGAAATCGACTGTCCCACCGTCACTTATATCGTGACTGACGACGTGGCCGGGCCGCGGATCGTGCTGCTGGCCGCTGGCTAG
- a CDS encoding SPFH domain-containing protein: MTILYTLAAAGAAGIGLLWAALQNIRVIKQFERGVVYRFGRVQSRVRPPGLTMLIPIVDRLQKVNMQIITLPVPAQDGITRDNVTVRVDAVIYFKVEDPVRAAVDVQDYMSAVAQVAQTSLRSIIGKSLLDDLLSNRERLNQGLELLIDSPALGWGIHIDRVEIKDVVLPDSMKRSIARQAEAERERRARVITADGELQASEKLAQAAEVMSVEPAALQLRLLQTVVEVAAEKNSTLILPFPVELLRFLERSTPEKDDKAADPETPELTAPTVPDDARGIELNGPVVGRGQNA; encoded by the coding sequence ATGACCATCCTCTACACACTTGCAGCGGCCGGGGCCGCCGGAATTGGCCTGCTGTGGGCAGCGCTGCAGAACATCCGGGTGATCAAGCAGTTCGAACGCGGCGTCGTCTATCGCTTCGGCCGGGTGCAAAGCCGCGTCCGCCCCCCGGGATTGACGATGTTGATCCCCATCGTCGACCGCCTGCAGAAGGTGAACATGCAGATCATCACGCTGCCGGTGCCCGCGCAGGACGGCATCACCCGCGACAACGTGACCGTCCGCGTCGACGCCGTCATCTACTTCAAGGTGGAGGATCCGGTGCGCGCGGCGGTCGATGTGCAGGATTACATGTCAGCGGTCGCGCAAGTCGCGCAGACGTCGCTGCGGTCGATCATCGGCAAGAGCCTCCTGGACGACCTGCTGTCCAACCGGGAGCGGCTCAACCAAGGCCTCGAGTTGCTGATCGACAGCCCGGCTCTGGGCTGGGGCATCCACATCGACCGCGTCGAGATCAAGGACGTCGTGCTGCCCGACTCGATGAAGCGCTCGATCGCCCGGCAGGCCGAGGCCGAGCGCGAGCGACGGGCCCGCGTCATCACCGCCGACGGAGAACTGCAAGCGTCTGAGAAATTGGCCCAGGCCGCCGAGGTGATGTCCGTGGAGCCGGCGGCTCTGCAGCTTCGCCTGCTGCAGACGGTGGTCGAGGTCGCCGCCGAGAAGAACTCGACGCTCATCTTGCCGTTCCCGGTCGAGTTGCTGCGATTCCTGGAGCGCTCGACACCGGAGAAGGACGACAAGGCTGCCGACCCCGAGACGCCCGAACTGACGGCGCCCACGGTGCCAGACGACGCACGCGGCATCGAGCTCAACGGGCCCGTGGTGGGCCGCGGCCAAAACGCTTAG
- a CDS encoding RidA family protein has translation MSDNGIRSFTFTPADGVPPAVAPFAHATAAGPTLYVTGQMPTDVTGALVGDYVAIQTDQVLRNLMRVTELCGGGLADVVSVRAYLLDWNDYGAFNAAYAAWFGDRLPSRTCVGVSGLAVGALVEIDWVCWRSDGWGTTIGS, from the coding sequence ATGAGCGACAACGGGATTCGCTCGTTCACGTTCACTCCCGCCGACGGAGTGCCGCCGGCTGTCGCGCCGTTCGCCCACGCCACTGCCGCAGGTCCCACGTTGTACGTGACCGGCCAAATGCCGACCGACGTCACCGGTGCCCTCGTCGGCGATTACGTCGCGATCCAGACCGACCAGGTGCTGCGTAATCTGATGCGCGTCACCGAATTGTGCGGCGGGGGACTGGCCGACGTCGTCTCGGTGCGCGCCTACCTTCTCGACTGGAACGACTACGGCGCGTTCAACGCCGCCTACGCGGCCTGGTTCGGTGACCGGCTGCCATCACGGACGTGTGTCGGCGTCAGCGGGCTCGCCGTGGGTGCTCTTGTCGAAATCGATTGGGTGTGCTGGCGAAGCGACGGTTGGGGGACCACAATCGGGTCATAG
- a CDS encoding acetamidase/formamidase family protein, which yields MVLSPAASATVHRLPAIPSTVHWGYFDPRLEPVLTVAPGDLVSIETLTHHAGDAPDLLMDAGITDIFDRITDRGPGPHLLTGPIAVDGARPGDVLQVDILEATPRLPYGSNLAAHWGYLYGEIPVERVTVYELDAHASLGRALFGYDWTATPLANEPGTIVSPDPDARQPALPGVVVPLRPHFGTMGVAPAAPERVSSVPPGDHGGNVDNWRIGAGGTMYYPVQVPGALLSIGDPHVSQGDGEISGTALEASLNGLLRLTIRRDLPFTVPVLETATELLVHGFGDTLDEAMKTAALRTHAILQNYLGLSRADAYSFMSVAADFTVTQVVDQRQGVHGRIDKRCFPRWAEISA from the coding sequence ATGGTGCTCAGCCCCGCCGCATCGGCCACCGTCCACCGGCTTCCCGCGATTCCGTCGACCGTGCACTGGGGCTACTTCGACCCACGTCTCGAGCCGGTCTTGACCGTCGCCCCCGGCGATTTGGTGTCCATCGAGACGCTGACCCACCACGCAGGGGACGCGCCTGATCTGCTGATGGACGCGGGCATCACCGATATTTTCGACCGCATCACCGACCGCGGCCCGGGTCCGCATCTGCTTACCGGCCCGATCGCCGTCGACGGTGCCCGTCCCGGCGACGTGTTGCAGGTCGACATCCTCGAGGCCACCCCGCGACTGCCCTACGGCTCCAACCTCGCGGCGCACTGGGGCTATCTCTACGGAGAGATCCCCGTGGAACGTGTCACGGTCTACGAACTCGACGCCCACGCCAGCCTGGGCCGAGCGCTGTTCGGCTACGACTGGACCGCGACGCCGCTGGCCAACGAACCCGGCACGATCGTCAGCCCTGACCCGGACGCACGCCAGCCAGCACTTCCCGGCGTGGTCGTGCCTCTGCGCCCGCATTTCGGCACCATGGGCGTCGCGCCTGCCGCGCCGGAGCGGGTGTCGTCGGTGCCCCCCGGTGATCACGGCGGCAACGTCGACAACTGGCGCATCGGTGCGGGCGGGACGATGTATTACCCGGTGCAGGTGCCTGGCGCGCTGCTGTCCATCGGTGACCCGCACGTATCCCAGGGCGACGGCGAAATCAGCGGAACCGCGCTTGAAGCATCGCTGAATGGATTGCTGCGCTTGACAATTCGTCGTGACCTGCCGTTCACCGTCCCCGTCCTCGAGACAGCGACCGAGTTGTTGGTGCACGGCTTCGGCGACACCCTCGACGAGGCGATGAAGACCGCGGCGTTGCGCACCCACGCGATTCTGCAGAACTATCTTGGGCTTTCGCGCGCCGACGCATACTCATTCATGTCCGTCGCCGCCGATTTCACGGTCACCCAGGTGGTGGATCAGCGTCAGGGCGTGCATGGCCGCATCGACAAGCGCTGCTTTCCGCGCTGGGCGGAGATATCTGCATGA
- a CDS encoding alpha/beta fold hydrolase, which produces MGGPVSGTPQRRSVRAWQAGQVTRSSELAAAVEQGLREITTPAGVLRYYDAGAGSTLLFLHGSGPGVTGWRNFRGVLPTFADRFRCLILEFPGFGVSDDFGGHPMVTAQGAVAPFLDALGVERVDIVGNSMGGGVGINFAIHHPDRIGKLVTIGGIGTNIFSPGPSEGIRLLQAFTEDPTRQRLVDWLNSMVYDQSLVTEQLIEERWQLATDPETLASARRMYGKAAFAQMMAMMKTADVPMPWAQMHKVAAPTLLTWGRDDRVSPLDMALIPMRTIPNAELHVFPNCGHWAMIEAKEAFESTVLAFLTR; this is translated from the coding sequence ATGGGAGGCCCAGTCAGCGGAACACCGCAGCGTCGGTCGGTTCGGGCGTGGCAGGCTGGCCAGGTGACTCGCTCATCCGAACTCGCCGCCGCCGTCGAGCAGGGCCTTCGTGAAATCACCACTCCAGCAGGCGTCCTGCGGTACTACGACGCCGGCGCGGGCTCCACGCTGTTGTTCTTGCACGGCTCGGGGCCCGGTGTGACGGGCTGGCGCAACTTCCGAGGCGTGCTGCCCACGTTCGCCGATCGGTTCCGCTGCTTGATCCTGGAATTTCCCGGTTTCGGCGTCAGTGATGACTTCGGCGGGCATCCGATGGTCACAGCTCAGGGAGCAGTCGCCCCGTTCCTCGATGCCCTCGGTGTCGAGCGCGTGGACATCGTCGGAAATTCGATGGGCGGCGGGGTAGGCATCAACTTCGCCATCCACCACCCCGACCGCATCGGCAAGCTGGTGACGATTGGCGGCATCGGTACCAACATCTTCAGCCCCGGCCCCAGTGAGGGGATTCGGCTGCTTCAGGCGTTCACTGAGGACCCGACGCGGCAGCGCCTCGTCGACTGGCTCAATTCAATGGTGTACGACCAGAGTCTGGTCACGGAGCAACTGATTGAGGAGCGCTGGCAGCTCGCCACCGATCCAGAGACGTTGGCATCGGCGCGCCGGATGTACGGCAAGGCGGCGTTCGCGCAGATGATGGCGATGATGAAGACCGCCGATGTGCCGATGCCATGGGCGCAGATGCACAAGGTGGCCGCGCCGACGCTCCTTACCTGGGGCCGTGACGACCGCGTGAGCCCGTTGGACATGGCACTGATCCCGATGCGGACGATCCCGAACGCCGAACTGCACGTCTTCCCCAACTGCGGGCACTGGGCGATGATCGAGGCCAAGGAGGCGTTCGAGAGTACGGTGCTAGCCTTTCTGACACGCTAG
- a CDS encoding nuclear transport factor 2 family protein — MTDDLHLRLQRLEDEREIARLIASYGPSVDSANADSAANLWTQDGTYDVEGWRMDSRDDVHAMVSSQSHRDLVATGCCHFLGPCVITVTGNTAVAMCESLVLLRRGDEYVVWRATANHFELDRLDAGWKIVARTSRLLNGNPEAHGLLRAGLAGERATL, encoded by the coding sequence ATGACGGATGACCTACACCTACGGCTACAGCGACTCGAAGACGAGCGTGAAATCGCCCGCCTCATCGCCTCTTACGGACCATCGGTCGATTCTGCCAACGCCGATTCCGCAGCAAACCTGTGGACGCAGGATGGGACGTACGACGTAGAGGGCTGGCGCATGGACAGCCGCGATGACGTTCACGCCATGGTGAGTTCGCAGTCCCACCGGGACCTGGTGGCCACCGGCTGCTGCCACTTTCTGGGACCATGCGTCATCACTGTCACAGGGAACACCGCAGTCGCGATGTGCGAGTCGCTGGTGCTGCTGCGCCGCGGCGATGAATACGTCGTATGGCGCGCCACTGCAAACCATTTCGAACTGGACCGCCTCGATGCGGGATGGAAGATCGTTGCTCGCACCAGCCGCCTGCTCAACGGAAATCCAGAGGCACACGGCCTTCTGCGGGCCGGACTGGCCGGTGAGCGGGCGACGCTGTAG
- a CDS encoding TIGR03619 family F420-dependent LLM class oxidoreductase, translated as MRIGLSTPIVVQVPGVASRWESTATIHDLARIARVADDLGYDHLSCSEHVAIPRVDADIRGAVYWDPLATFGFLAAHSQRIKLATAVLVLGYHHPLEIAKRYGTLDSVSGGRLILGLGIGSLRQEFELLNAPWEARAARADDAIAAIRASMSTSTPRYRGRFYQYEDVIVEPCAQQDRVPIWVGGRSAASLRRAVRLADGWMPFGLTNDQIARMTADIELPTDFELVLAAPKAVDPDGNPANVRSALQALRDAGATTVTCSVRAESADHYCEQLERLMDIAADIEENI; from the coding sequence ATGCGGATCGGACTGTCCACGCCCATCGTCGTGCAAGTCCCCGGGGTGGCGTCTCGCTGGGAGTCTACTGCGACCATCCACGACCTCGCCCGAATCGCGAGGGTTGCGGACGACCTCGGTTATGACCACCTGAGCTGCTCGGAGCACGTCGCGATCCCGCGGGTCGATGCCGACATCCGTGGCGCGGTGTACTGGGATCCGTTGGCCACGTTTGGTTTTCTCGCGGCGCACTCACAACGCATCAAACTGGCGACGGCCGTGCTGGTACTCGGTTACCACCACCCGCTCGAGATCGCCAAGCGCTACGGCACCCTGGACAGTGTCAGCGGTGGACGGCTGATCTTGGGACTCGGAATCGGTTCGCTCAGACAGGAATTCGAGCTACTCAATGCGCCCTGGGAAGCGCGCGCCGCCCGCGCCGACGACGCGATCGCGGCCATCCGGGCGTCGATGTCCACCTCGACTCCGCGGTATCGTGGACGGTTCTACCAGTATGAGGACGTGATCGTCGAACCGTGCGCGCAGCAGGACCGCGTGCCGATCTGGGTCGGCGGCAGGTCTGCTGCGTCACTGCGCCGCGCCGTCCGCCTCGCCGACGGGTGGATGCCGTTCGGGCTGACGAACGACCAGATCGCAAGAATGACGGCCGACATAGAGCTGCCAACGGATTTCGAGCTCGTTCTGGCCGCGCCAAAGGCCGTCGATCCTGACGGCAACCCGGCCAACGTGCGAAGTGCACTGCAGGCGCTGCGTGACGCCGGAGCCACCACAGTCACCTGTTCCGTGCGTGCCGAATCGGCAGACCATTATTGCGAACAACTCGAGCGGCTAATGGATATCGCCGCCGATATCGAGGAGAACATATGA
- a CDS encoding mycofactocin-coupled SDR family oxidoreductase — MTGRLMGKIALVTGAARGIRRAQALRFAQEGADVIALDICEPVDTVAVPASTAEDLDETARLVRDAGGRIVTNISDVRDEDQLRWAAEAGVEAFGGLDIVCATAGITSRGLATELSEAAWQTMLDVNLTGVWRTCKVTAPHLITRGSGAIILVSSIAGLRGLLGVAHYTAAKHGVVGLMRSIANELAPHGIRVNSVHPTNVDTPLIQNAAVASAFRPDLDRVPTREEFAEAARTMNMLDIPWVEPIDVANACLFLASDEARYITAATLPVDAGATQRQENRWRI; from the coding sequence ATGACAGGCCGCCTCATGGGAAAGATCGCGTTGGTCACCGGAGCGGCCCGCGGGATCCGGCGGGCCCAGGCCCTGCGGTTCGCCCAGGAGGGCGCCGACGTGATCGCGCTGGACATCTGTGAACCGGTCGATACCGTCGCCGTGCCGGCGTCGACAGCCGAGGACCTCGACGAGACCGCACGACTGGTTCGTGATGCCGGCGGTCGGATCGTCACCAACATCTCCGACGTTCGAGACGAAGATCAGCTGCGGTGGGCTGCCGAAGCTGGAGTGGAAGCATTCGGCGGCCTTGACATCGTCTGTGCGACAGCGGGTATCACGTCTCGTGGATTGGCGACGGAGTTGTCGGAGGCGGCATGGCAGACCATGCTTGATGTCAATCTCACCGGCGTCTGGCGAACGTGCAAGGTCACCGCACCACATCTCATCACCCGCGGATCCGGAGCAATAATCCTGGTGAGTTCGATCGCCGGGCTGCGTGGCCTGCTCGGTGTGGCGCACTACACCGCGGCCAAGCATGGTGTTGTCGGCCTGATGCGCAGTATCGCCAATGAGCTTGCACCACATGGCATCCGGGTCAACTCCGTGCATCCGACAAATGTCGACACACCGCTGATCCAGAATGCCGCAGTAGCGAGTGCGTTCCGGCCCGACCTCGACCGCGTACCAACTCGGGAGGAGTTCGCCGAAGCGGCCAGGACCATGAACATGCTCGACATCCCATGGGTGGAGCCGATCGATGTCGCGAACGCGTGCCTGTTTCTGGCGTCCGACGAGGCGCGCTATATCACCGCGGCCACACTGCCGGTAGACGCCGGCGCGACGCAGAGACAGGAGAATCGATGGCGGATTTGA
- a CDS encoding mycofactocin-coupled SDR family oxidoreductase has translation MSGLLDKVVLVTGAGRGTGRSHCERFADEGADVIAIDIASAAMDLAITAAKVEKRGRRCVTGLADVCDFEALRAAVANGIADLGRVDVVIANAGIHTAGAPTWELTEDAWRRTLDVNLTGVWHTVKAAVPHIGEDGGSVVIISSTNGLRGTANTAHYTASKHAVVGLARSLANELGPRRIRVNTVHPGAVGTTMALNEATYRRLRPDLPNPTAEDAAEILKARNLLPVPWVEPVDVANAVVFLASDDARYITGTQLVVDAGLTQKTT, from the coding sequence ATGTCCGGATTGCTCGACAAAGTGGTGCTGGTGACCGGTGCTGGTCGTGGGACGGGCCGTAGCCATTGTGAGCGATTCGCGGACGAGGGCGCCGACGTCATTGCGATCGACATTGCCTCCGCTGCAATGGATCTGGCAATCACGGCAGCCAAGGTCGAGAAACGCGGAAGGCGCTGTGTGACCGGCTTGGCCGACGTCTGCGACTTCGAAGCGCTGAGGGCGGCGGTTGCGAATGGGATTGCCGACCTAGGTCGGGTGGACGTCGTCATCGCCAACGCCGGCATCCACACTGCGGGCGCGCCGACGTGGGAGCTCACCGAGGACGCGTGGCGCCGCACACTCGACGTCAACCTGACCGGTGTATGGCACACAGTGAAGGCGGCTGTGCCACACATCGGTGAAGACGGCGGCTCAGTGGTGATCATCAGCTCCACCAACGGTTTACGCGGGACCGCTAACACCGCGCACTACACCGCGAGCAAGCATGCGGTCGTGGGGCTGGCGCGCAGCCTCGCCAACGAACTCGGCCCGCGCAGGATTCGGGTGAACACCGTGCATCCCGGTGCGGTGGGCACGACGATGGCGCTCAACGAGGCGACCTACAGACGGCTGCGACCTGACTTGCCGAATCCGACCGCCGAGGATGCCGCCGAAATTCTGAAGGCGCGCAACCTGCTCCCCGTGCCTTGGGTGGAGCCGGTTGACGTCGCGAATGCAGTGGTGTTCTTGGCGTCTGACGACGCCCGTTACATCACGGGAACCCAGCTCGTCGTCGATGCCGGACTGACGCAGAAGACGACATGA